Below is a genomic region from Ascaphus truei isolate aAscTru1 chromosome 5, aAscTru1.hap1, whole genome shotgun sequence.
aacttggcatctttattgtggattgggatgtagcagactgccccatgcagctgccggctctagccacacatctctccgtgctgtccctttgccaggtacgccctcccgtattgaagtgggattcccgttctcctagggagatcaccactgcgccaggtccctggacacagtgtggcttagacagacttgattggtcactctgctaccgctagttacagcactagggtcacaaaagtattcctccaatcccttatgcaggagcatacattttaccagctgcttcacacaactgctggctaacaactcttaactgacagtgctgtgccctttatacctcagggggcaggcgcatctctgatgtcactatccagggactcagagcatacagccactcccttccttacacagggcaccacaccagggtgtgagggaaaacctccataactactgttggcaggcctgtacctaccaggacttactgccaacagggaagatgtacgcagtcattattatgcatggctacatttaAAACCCAGATGTGCCGAGTAACCTTGTATGCATgatagaataaaaaaaatgtttcaccCCCACCCGATCTTCATTTTGACTGATCTTCTACAGATTGCTCGCCACTTAATATACGCTCTATTTCTTCTAATCGCTTCAAAGCAGCAACTCTTATTTTCAATGTCTTTGATTTCTTTTgttgatttcttttttatttctttGTCAGTATTTGTCTCTGGTTGGCTTTTTTTAGATTTTGTATGCACTTTGTTTTTTCGTTTTGTGGGTGGGCTATTTTTTGGTACTTCTATTTCTTCCTTCAGTTTTTCAAACtgagtttttttttcctttgtctTCCTCCTCCTTTTCTTGTTCTTTCGGCACAGGTGAAACACCAGTTGCTGGAAGAACAGATTGCCCCACGGACTTAAGAGACATCATTTTACTGTGCACTATACTTAGATATTGCTGTATATACTCCTAATGTGGGGCTAAAGCCAGAGTCTCAACTAGACACTTCTCGGCTCTCAACAAGTCTCGCTGCTTAAAATAAACCACACACAGATTGTGCTTCCTTTGCACATTATTGGGATCCATTTCtacaattttattaaaacattttttagctCCTTTAATATCTTTCTTCTGATTCATCAGAATGTCCCCCTTCAGTATACTGTAAGGCCTTTAGTGTGGTCTGGGTAGTATCGCAGAAGTTCGTCTAGGGCTGGTAGGGCCACCAGTTCCCTCGCAGTCTGGGAATACAGGAGGGCCAAATTGAAGAGGGCACTTCTGAAGCCAGGTTGAAGCTGGATGGCTTTTTTCATCCATGCTTCCGCTTCAAAATCTTTTTTTTCATCCATGGCCAGCATACCCAAATTAAAATAACCATTCGCATCATGAGGCTCTTCCTCTATGTATGTCAAGAGCCTTGTCTTAGCTTCTGGCCGCAGTCTTGCATCACCTGAAGTAAAAAaatagaaagagaaaaaagtttgGTGTacaattatatttttttttacttaaacacAATTGTCCCTATATTCAAGTTTTCTTATTAGCTCAAAGTTACAAGAATTCAATTGTTGCCAAGATAACAGACACCCCACACACAACCActagaagctgccctctcttatgctGGCCTTTCTTCCACATACctcaccctgatggcaggggtggaggcatggggctgcTCTTCTCTACTATTTACTGTTACTGAAcctttcctattcctccctctttcCTTTTCTTACTTaaaggctcacactgtccagcttttttctCCTTTCCCTTTCCATGTAGTGGTCATCTATTTCCCACCTAATTCTAGTCACCCCCcttcagtgtctctctcactttgaggagagaaaggagaacCAAGAGTCtcattggggacttcaactgccatattgatgacccctctcccttgggcttcctgcttcCTCTCTAACCTATTCTTTTGACCTTCACCAacggactgcagccagcacccaaaaAGACAGCAACTAAGTGGACCTGGTGCTCAGCACTCCCATGGGGAAGGTCCTttctggaccgaaacgttggactaaGTGTGCTTGTATACCATCTCTAATACAGGTTTTTCTTTGCATTATTACCACTTGAGTGCTGTTCTTTGTTTACTCTTCTGGGGTTGACAACTTTttactacatacatacatacatacatacatacattcatacatacatactttaagttatggtgggtgaaaaaggcaacaagaaacctccaccatattgcatatagcaaatgaaaaggtcactgagcacattcacatgtcttaggcaggtctgcaaccctgcctttcaccattacccccagcatacagtgcttccactgcagcaagggattctgggaaatgacatgcaaatgagtgtcaccttttgtctgaaaaaccattgttacatggagcccatataagctaatactCGCtctgtgcgtgaaacgcgttagaggacctgTCAGGActttttttgtatatgtttttaagctaatacattttttaaatggtCCTCTGTCCTAAACTGCACGTTTTGTTTTTTCTGGCTGTGCTCCGGTTTCTTCTTTCTGAACAAATCTATGCCTCATGATGTAGTGCCTACATCAAGGCTTTAAGCTAGTTTTTCTAGGGGACAATTCAATCTGACAGTATGGAAAAGGACGCCCCACATCGCGTGACAAATCACTAAGTGCATGCAAAGTGTTTATTATTCCTTGAAAAATACGATTGTATTCTAGTATATGATTGTGTGCAAAGTTTAAAACAGTATGGCCCCTCCTGCACTCGCGAACATGTACAGTAGCTGCATCTTTGAAGTGACATTGCATCCAAAGGATACCAAGAGGGTCAATACAATGCTTTACATgtcaatactgtatattaaatatttaaataCAGATGAAACACACCTTACCCCTGAGTGCGTTAACACAAAATATAAAACACGTGTGCCACCTtcttaaccattgttttcaacACTACTGTTAATACTGGTGCATTATTTAAcaggtgcaataacatctgctacatctgcataGGGTAATAAATAAATCTGGAGGTTTCATTAAACAGTGGACACATTttgtacatacagctcaaccccgttatagcgcgatccgctata
It encodes:
- the LOC142495253 gene encoding protein O-mannosyl-transferase TMTC3-like, which gives rise to MQSTCCLVLSALLCLLPVLTLELNLTTPCLLPTSTLEPVLTALCLPPASTPEPYLTTPASQASDPTPRSDSSFTRKTSEPPLTQKTGDARLRPEAKTRLLTYIEEEPHDANGYFNLGMLAMDEKKDFEAEAWMKKAIQLQPGFRSALFNLALLYSQTARELVALPALDELLRYYPDHTKGLTVY